In Treponema sp. OMZ 798, the following proteins share a genomic window:
- a CDS encoding ankyrin repeat domain-containing protein: MHIDEFIKAAKKNNAELIKAYLQNGFDINTQDKDGFTAVMEAANSAIKTCFGF, translated from the coding sequence ATGCACATTGACGAATTTATAAAAGCTGCAAAAAAGAACAATGCTGAACTTATAAAAGCTTATTTACAAAACGGCTTTGATATTAATACTCAAGACAAGGACGGATTTACGGCTGTTATGGAAGCAGCGAATTCGGCTATAAAGACTTGTTTTGGTTTTTAA